In Scleropages formosus chromosome 20, fSclFor1.1, whole genome shotgun sequence, a single window of DNA contains:
- the ntf4 gene encoding uncharacterized protein ntf4, with the protein MHWLPLVAMVLASALPSPRSPSPRLIIAVAQRASSSDNHRSNSSYNYGHLNSSMSASPDSRNQNHISRSKESEDYSSHTNQSLGKFERLNDVPRKDYSATASGSTLKHGSDGELPDVHLQHGPNDTEHNVSSFSNQVMYRSHGEKTQGSSLEVSERQENLQGNDTVKDTSPQHADVRGGRAGAGSSENYKGKGVQEDRLSLSGSVPEDYKSQHDVQQRGHFTNTSVAKHSKTTDISPPGDFSTRESTRTLPDASASLELYGDAEKMPGTQSILEEVEGIIEGGKLVGEEDLMFLDTHPRVLFSSSPSPPSLPPALLMLEAELLSDDVEQEHAYDRWGNYPDADPTMSPSHASADPDAHPEEASPGKARLRRSRIAAPRSREMPMCEVESSWVTDKKTAIDSYGKNVTVLPVIQTLTGPLQQYFYETRCKPAESVDTARAGRASGTGAAGGAAKRSGVSGGSCIGVDKRQWVSECKVKQSFVRALTIDVNKRVGWRWIRINSSCVCVLLSRVTRN; encoded by the coding sequence ATGCACTGGCTTCccctggttgccatggtgctCGCCTcggccctcccctcccctcgcaGTCCGTCTCCAAGGCTCATTATCGCAGTGGCGCAGCGTGCCAGCAGCTCCGATAACCACAGGAGCAACAGCAGCTACAATTACGGCCACCTAAACTCGAGCATGAGTGCAAGTCCCGACAGCAGAAACCAAAACCACATTTCCAGAAGTAAGGAATCCGAGGATTACAGTTCTCACACTAATCAGAGCCTCGGCAAGTTTGAGCGATTAAACGATGTCCCACGAAAGGACTACAGTGCGACGGCTAGTGGGAGCACATTAAAACACGGTTCAGATGGTGAACTTCCAGATGTACATTTACAGCACGGTCCAAATGACACGGAGCACAACGTGTCCTCCTTTTCGAACCAGGTCATGTATAGATCCCACGGCGAAAAGACACAGGGGAGTTCACTCGAGGTCAGCGAGCGACAGGAAAATCTCCAAGGGAATGACACGGTGAAAGACACAAGCCCTCAGCATGCTGACGTTAGAGGGGGGCGAGCAGGAGCTGGTAGCAGTGAGAACTACAAGGGGAAGGGGGTGCAAGAAGACCGCCTCTCCCTGAGTGGCAGTGTACCGGAGGATTACAAATCTCAACATGACGTCCAGCAGCGTGGTCATTTCACGAACACAAGTGTTGCAAAGCACAGTAAAACGACAGACATTTCTCCTCCGGGAGACTTCAGCACTCGTGAAAGCACCCGGACTTTACCGGATGCCAGCGCCTCCTTGGAGCTGTATGGAGATGCTGAAAAGATGCCTGGGACACAGAGCATCCTTGAGGAGGTGGAAGGGATCATAGAGGGAGGGAAGTTGGTGGGTGAGGAAGATCTCATGTTCTTGGACACGCACCCCAGGGTActgttctcctcctctccctctcctccaaGCCTCCCACCGGCGTTGCTCATGCTAGAGGCAGAACTGCTGTCTGATGACGTGGAGCAGGAGCACGCTTACGACCGGTGGGGGAACTACCCCGATGCTGACCCCACCATGTCCCCGTCCCACGCGAGCGCGGACCCAGACGCGCACCCAGAGGAGGCCTCCCCGGGAAAGGCGAGACTGAGACGCTCGCGCATAGCGGCGCCTAGGAGCAGGGAGATGCCCATGTGCGAAGTGGAGAGCAGTTGGGTCACGGACAAGAAGACGGCTATCGATTCTTACGGGAAGAACGTCACCGTGCTGCCTGTGATCCAGACCCTCACGGGACCCCTGCAGCAGTACTTCTACGAGACGCGCTGTAAGCCGGCCGAGTCCGTAGACACGGCGAGGGCAGGGAGAGCGTCCGGCACCGGGGCAGCCGGCGGAGCGGCAAAGCGTTCCGGCGTTTCTGGAGGAAGCTGCATCGGGGTGGACAAGCGACAGTGGGTCAGCGAATGCAAGGTCAAGCAGTCCTTCGTCAGGGCTCTGACCATTGACGTCAACAAGAGGGTCGGCTGGAGGTGGATCAGGATCaactcttcctgtgtttgtgtgctgctttCCAGGGTGACCAGAAACTAG
- the LOC108923928 gene encoding liprin-alpha-3-like isoform X1, with amino-acid sequence MMCEVMPTISEDGRGGVGGGSSSPAGGGMGPGGGSGGSGAMGGGYGSRESRGDEGGSTGNLESLMVNMLTERERLLESLRETQDSLGTAQLRLRELGHEKESLQRQLSIALPQEFAVLTKELNMCREQLLEREEEIAELKAERNNTRLLLEHLECLVSRHERSLRMTVVKRQAQSPAGVSSEVEVLKALKSLFEHHKALDEKVRERLRVALERVSVLEEQLESSRQEVLSLREQIKRRQGLDGGKERLPNGPSVLDDGDIDRQKEGEIERQRAELSQLRERLALMCRQVGEIEEQLASARREVTKSEEANQKLQRDVKEALCQREDMEERITTLERRYLSAQREATSLHDIKDKLENELASKESLYRQSEEKNRQLQERLDDAKQKLQQTLQRAETLPEIEAQLAQRVAALNKVPQAPLPPRTPPLAPPRTPPLATSVPMRLSCSRGQVRLTHRDQSFRLRFVIQAEERHGNFEERLRQMEAQLEEKNQELQRARQRERMNDEHNKRLSDTVDKLLSESNERLQLHLKERMAALEEKNALSEEIANMKKIQDDLLANKDQLMAELERLQLELDQLRGRPGSSYSRSLPGSALELRYSQGGGSLPAGSTTHLDHYGNAAPGGVVRRAPRGRWGPAREDASKYGEWDSSSLLAPGFEGGVEGGCSDDEEDRETLFGSELLSPSGQTDVQTLAIMLQEQLEAINKEIKLIQEEKESTELRAEEIESRVSSVALDGPPLPPTSLGGGRDGTGRGFIPPSLTSSTLASPSPPSSGHSTPRLPHSPARETDRQNNKEDERSLALLDSTPPPTPRALRLDRMSHTHPGAGLDDHREFRSLSADCSSSNSSQDSLHKSSKKKSIKSSIGRLFGKKEKGRMGQPGRESASLASTPSDDVGPTDPLGLTKLTGSVDKDRRSKKKHELLEEACRQGLPFASWDGPTVVSWLELWVGMPAWYVAACRANVRSGAIMANLSDTEIQREIGISNPLHRLKLRLAIQEMVSLTSPSAPASTRSSTSNVWMTHAEMESLTADTKPELKEISWDQILAYGDMNHEWVGNEWLPSLGLPQYRSYFMESLVDARMLDHLTKKELRGQLKMVDSFHRVSLHYGIMCLKRLNYDRKELERRRDESQHQNKDVMVWSNERVMCWVQSVGLKEYADNLRESGVHGALLALDDTFDYTDLALLLQIPNQNTQARQLLEKEYNALISMGTERRPDEDGTKTFTRSPSWRKMFREKDLRGVTSDSSETLPPNFRASAISTPSVTLRKVQSEVSSGSRGESGSVRTYSC; translated from the exons GAGTTTGCAGTGCTGACCAAAGAGCTGAACATGTGCCgggagcagctgctggagagggaggaggagatcGCCGAGCTGAAGGCCGAGCGCAACAACACACGG CTGTTGCTTGAGCACCTGGAGTGCCTGGTGTCCCGCCACGAGCGCAGCCTTAGGATGACAGTGGTGAAGAGACAGGCGCAGTCCCCCGCAGGCGTCTCCAGCGAAGTGGAGGTGCTCAAGGCCCTCAAGTCCCTCTTTGAGCACCACAAGGCCCTGGATGAGAAG GTTCGAGAAAGGCTTCGTGTCGCGCTCGAGAGGGTGTCTGTCCTCGAGGAACAACTGGAGTCTTCCAGACAGGAG GTCCTCTCTTTAAGAGAACAAATTAAACGGCGGCAAGGGCTGGATGGCGGGAAAGAG AGATTGCCCAACGGGCCCTCAGTGCTCGATGATGGGGACatagacagacagaaagaaggaGAGATCGAGCGACAGAGAGCAGAACTCTCACAGCTGAGGGAAAGGTTGGCTCTCATGTGCCGACAG gtgGGAGAAATCGAGGAACAGCTCGCCTCAGCCAGGAGGGAGGTCACGAAATCCGAGGAGGCCAATCAGAAGCTCCAGCGCGATGTCAAAGAG gCGCTGTGTCAAagggaggacatggaggagagAATCACCACTTTAGAACGCAG GTACCTGAGTGCCCAGCGGGAGGCGACCTCTCTCCATGACATAAAGGACAAGCTGGAGAACGAGCTGGCGAGCAAGGAGTCTCTGTACAGACAG agcgaggagaagaacaggcagctgcaggaacGGCTGGATGATGCCAAGCAGAAGCTGCAGCAGACCCTGCAGAGGGCCGAGACCCTGCCGGAGATCGAGGCCCAGCTGGCGCAACGGGTGGCCGCGCTCAACAAGGTGCCTCaagcccccctcccaccccgAACCCCACCCCTTGCCCCACCCCGAACCCCACCCCTTGCCACCTCCGTTCCCATGCGCCTGTCTTGTTCCCGAGGACAAGTGCGTTTGACTCACCGCGATCAATCCTTCCGCCTCCGTTTTGTCATCCAGGCGGAAGAGCGCCATGGCAACTTTGAAGAGCGCTTGCGACAGATGGAGGCACAACTGGAGGAGAAAAATCAGGAGTTACAGAGG GCGAGGCAGAGGGAGAGGATGAATGATGAACACAACAAGCGCCTCTCGGATACGGTGGACAAGCTGCTGTCCGAGTCCAACGAGAGGCTGCAGCTCCACCTGAAGGAAAGGATGGCGGCTCTTGAAGAGAAG AATGCCCTTTCAGAAGAGATCGCTAACATGAAGAAGATTCAAGACGATCTTCTAGCAAATAAG GACCAGCTCATGGCAGAGCTGGAGAGACTTCAGCTAGAGCTGGACCAGCTGAGAGGGAGGCCTGGTTCCTCCTACTCCAG GTCTCTTCCAGGAAGTGCGCTGGAACTGAGATACTCCCAAGGTGGCGGGTCCCTCCCAGCAGGCTCCACCACACACCTGGATCACTATGGGAACGCAGCCCCAGGAGGTGTGGTTAGGCGGGCTCCTCGTGGGCGATGGGGTCCTGCCAGGGAAGATGCCAGCAAG TATGGGGAGTGGGACAGTAGTAGCTTGCTAGCCCCTGGCTTCGAGGGCGGCGTGGAGGGCGGCTGCTCCGATGACGAGGAGGACCGAGAGACGCTCTTCGGCTCGGAACTTCTGTCCCCCAGTGGACAGACGGACGTGCAGACGCTGGCCATCATGTTGCAGGAGCAACTGGAGGCCATCAACAAGGAGATCAA GTTAAttcaggaggagaaggagagcacCGAGCTCCGGGCGGAGGAGATTGAGAGTCGGGTCAGCAGCGTAGCCCTGGACGGCCCTCCGCTCCCTCCCACGTCTTTGGGTGGCGGGAGAGACGGCACGGGGAGAGGCTTCATTCCTccttctctgacctcctctacACTGGCTTCCCCCTCTCCCCCAAGCTCTGGACATTCCACCCCCCGCCTGCCCCATTCCCCAGCCCGGGAAACGGATAGACAG AACAATAAGGAGGATGAGAGGTCCCTGGCCCTCCTCGACTCGACCCCTCCACCCACTCCCCGTGCTCTGCGGCTGGACAGGATGAGCCATACACACCCGGGGGCAGGGCTCGACGATCACAGGGAGTTCCGCAG CCTCTCTGCTGATTGCAGCAGCTCCAACAGCAGTCAGGACTCCCTCCACAAATCCAGcaagaagaaaagcatcaagtcTTCCATCGGTCGCCTTTTCGGCAAGAAAGAGAAGGGGAGGATGGGCCAGCCAGGCCGGGAATCGGCATCTCTTG CCTCCACGCCCTCCGATGACGTCGGGCCCACGGATCCTCTGGGCCTCACAAAACTCACTGGCTCTGTGGACAAAGACCGCCGTAGCAAAAAGAA aCATGAGTTGCTGGAGGAAGCTTGTCGCCAAGGGCTTCCCTTTGCTTCCTGGGACGGACCCACTGTGGTGTCCTGGCTGGAG CTGTGGGTGGGCATGCCAGCATGGTACGTCGCAGCCTGTCGGGCGAATGTGAGGAGCGGTGCCATCATGGCCAACCTGTCAGACACAGAGATCCAGCGGGAGATCGGCATCAGCAACCCGCTCCACCGGCTCAAGCTGCGGCTCGCCATCCAGGAGATGGTGTCCCTAACGAGTCCATCGGCACCTGCCAGCACACGATCC TCTACTAGTAACGTGTGGATGACGCACGCCGAGATGGAATCACTGACAGCTGACACCAAACCT GAGCTGAAGGAGATTAGCTGGGATCAG ATCCTGGCCTACGGGGACATGAATCATGAGTGGGTGGGAAATGAGTGGCTGCCCAGCCTGGGCCTGCCTCAGTACCGCAGCTACTTCATGGAGTCCCTGGTGGACGCACGCATGCTGGACCATCTAACCAAGAAGGAGCTGCGAGGCCAGCTAAAGATGGTGGACAGCTTCCACAG AGTGAGCTTGCACTACGGCATCATGTGCCTGAAGCGTCTCAACTATGACAGGAAGGAGCTGGAGAGAAGGAGGGATGAGAGCCAGCACCAGAACAAAG ATGTGATGGTGTGGTCGAACGAGCGCGTGATGTGCTGGGTGCAGTCGGTGGGCCTCAAAGAGTATGCGGACAACCTGAGGGAGAGCGGGGTCCACGGGGCCCTGCTGGCTCTCGATGACACTTTCGACTACACAGACCTGGCACTGCTGCTGCAGATCCCCAACCAGAACACACAG GCCAGGCAGCTACTGGAGAAGGAATACAACGCTCTAATTTCAATGGGAACCGAGAGAAGACCAGATGAG GACGGCACAAAGACCTTCACCCGCTCTCCCTCATGGAGGAAAATGTTCCGAGAGAAGGACCTGAGGGGCGTCACCTCTGACTCATCTGAGACACTACCCCCCAACTTCCGTGCCTCGGCTATCTCAACACCCTCAGTGACCCTGAGGAAGGTCCAAAGTGAGG TCAGTTCTGGGTCCAGAGGAGAGTCGGGATCAGTGAGGACTTACTCCTGCTGA
- the LOC108923928 gene encoding liprin-alpha-3-like isoform X2 yields MMCEVMPTISEDGRGGVGGGSSSPAGGGMGPGGGSGGSGAMGGGYGSRESRGDEGGSTGNLESLMVNMLTERERLLESLRETQDSLGTAQLRLRELGHEKESLQRQLSIALPQEFAVLTKELNMCREQLLEREEEIAELKAERNNTRLLLEHLECLVSRHERSLRMTVVKRQAQSPAGVSSEVEVLKALKSLFEHHKALDEKVRERLRVALERVSVLEEQLESSRQEVLSLREQIKRRQGLDGGKERLPNGPSVLDDGDIDRQKEGEIERQRAELSQLRERLALMCRQVGEIEEQLASARREVTKSEEANQKLQRDVKEALCQREDMEERITTLERRYLSAQREATSLHDIKDKLENELASKESLYRQSEEKNRQLQERLDDAKQKLQQTLQRAETLPEIEAQLAQRVAALNKAEERHGNFEERLRQMEAQLEEKNQELQRARQRERMNDEHNKRLSDTVDKLLSESNERLQLHLKERMAALEEKNALSEEIANMKKIQDDLLANKDQLMAELERLQLELDQLRGRPGSSYSRSLPGSALELRYSQGGGSLPAGSTTHLDHYGNAAPGGVVRRAPRGRWGPAREDASKYGEWDSSSLLAPGFEGGVEGGCSDDEEDRETLFGSELLSPSGQTDVQTLAIMLQEQLEAINKEIKLIQEEKESTELRAEEIESRVSSVALDGPPLPPTSLGGGRDGTGRGFIPPSLTSSTLASPSPPSSGHSTPRLPHSPARETDRQNNKEDERSLALLDSTPPPTPRALRLDRMSHTHPGAGLDDHREFRSLSADCSSSNSSQDSLHKSSKKKSIKSSIGRLFGKKEKGRMGQPGRESASLASTPSDDVGPTDPLGLTKLTGSVDKDRRSKKKHELLEEACRQGLPFASWDGPTVVSWLELWVGMPAWYVAACRANVRSGAIMANLSDTEIQREIGISNPLHRLKLRLAIQEMVSLTSPSAPASTRSSTSNVWMTHAEMESLTADTKPELKEISWDQILAYGDMNHEWVGNEWLPSLGLPQYRSYFMESLVDARMLDHLTKKELRGQLKMVDSFHRVSLHYGIMCLKRLNYDRKELERRRDESQHQNKDVMVWSNERVMCWVQSVGLKEYADNLRESGVHGALLALDDTFDYTDLALLLQIPNQNTQARQLLEKEYNALISMGTERRPDEDGTKTFTRSPSWRKMFREKDLRGVTSDSSETLPPNFRASAISTPSVTLRKVQSEVSSGSRGESGSVRTYSC; encoded by the exons GAGTTTGCAGTGCTGACCAAAGAGCTGAACATGTGCCgggagcagctgctggagagggaggaggagatcGCCGAGCTGAAGGCCGAGCGCAACAACACACGG CTGTTGCTTGAGCACCTGGAGTGCCTGGTGTCCCGCCACGAGCGCAGCCTTAGGATGACAGTGGTGAAGAGACAGGCGCAGTCCCCCGCAGGCGTCTCCAGCGAAGTGGAGGTGCTCAAGGCCCTCAAGTCCCTCTTTGAGCACCACAAGGCCCTGGATGAGAAG GTTCGAGAAAGGCTTCGTGTCGCGCTCGAGAGGGTGTCTGTCCTCGAGGAACAACTGGAGTCTTCCAGACAGGAG GTCCTCTCTTTAAGAGAACAAATTAAACGGCGGCAAGGGCTGGATGGCGGGAAAGAG AGATTGCCCAACGGGCCCTCAGTGCTCGATGATGGGGACatagacagacagaaagaaggaGAGATCGAGCGACAGAGAGCAGAACTCTCACAGCTGAGGGAAAGGTTGGCTCTCATGTGCCGACAG gtgGGAGAAATCGAGGAACAGCTCGCCTCAGCCAGGAGGGAGGTCACGAAATCCGAGGAGGCCAATCAGAAGCTCCAGCGCGATGTCAAAGAG gCGCTGTGTCAAagggaggacatggaggagagAATCACCACTTTAGAACGCAG GTACCTGAGTGCCCAGCGGGAGGCGACCTCTCTCCATGACATAAAGGACAAGCTGGAGAACGAGCTGGCGAGCAAGGAGTCTCTGTACAGACAG agcgaggagaagaacaggcagctgcaggaacGGCTGGATGATGCCAAGCAGAAGCTGCAGCAGACCCTGCAGAGGGCCGAGACCCTGCCGGAGATCGAGGCCCAGCTGGCGCAACGGGTGGCCGCGCTCAACAAG GCGGAAGAGCGCCATGGCAACTTTGAAGAGCGCTTGCGACAGATGGAGGCACAACTGGAGGAGAAAAATCAGGAGTTACAGAGG GCGAGGCAGAGGGAGAGGATGAATGATGAACACAACAAGCGCCTCTCGGATACGGTGGACAAGCTGCTGTCCGAGTCCAACGAGAGGCTGCAGCTCCACCTGAAGGAAAGGATGGCGGCTCTTGAAGAGAAG AATGCCCTTTCAGAAGAGATCGCTAACATGAAGAAGATTCAAGACGATCTTCTAGCAAATAAG GACCAGCTCATGGCAGAGCTGGAGAGACTTCAGCTAGAGCTGGACCAGCTGAGAGGGAGGCCTGGTTCCTCCTACTCCAG GTCTCTTCCAGGAAGTGCGCTGGAACTGAGATACTCCCAAGGTGGCGGGTCCCTCCCAGCAGGCTCCACCACACACCTGGATCACTATGGGAACGCAGCCCCAGGAGGTGTGGTTAGGCGGGCTCCTCGTGGGCGATGGGGTCCTGCCAGGGAAGATGCCAGCAAG TATGGGGAGTGGGACAGTAGTAGCTTGCTAGCCCCTGGCTTCGAGGGCGGCGTGGAGGGCGGCTGCTCCGATGACGAGGAGGACCGAGAGACGCTCTTCGGCTCGGAACTTCTGTCCCCCAGTGGACAGACGGACGTGCAGACGCTGGCCATCATGTTGCAGGAGCAACTGGAGGCCATCAACAAGGAGATCAA GTTAAttcaggaggagaaggagagcacCGAGCTCCGGGCGGAGGAGATTGAGAGTCGGGTCAGCAGCGTAGCCCTGGACGGCCCTCCGCTCCCTCCCACGTCTTTGGGTGGCGGGAGAGACGGCACGGGGAGAGGCTTCATTCCTccttctctgacctcctctacACTGGCTTCCCCCTCTCCCCCAAGCTCTGGACATTCCACCCCCCGCCTGCCCCATTCCCCAGCCCGGGAAACGGATAGACAG AACAATAAGGAGGATGAGAGGTCCCTGGCCCTCCTCGACTCGACCCCTCCACCCACTCCCCGTGCTCTGCGGCTGGACAGGATGAGCCATACACACCCGGGGGCAGGGCTCGACGATCACAGGGAGTTCCGCAG CCTCTCTGCTGATTGCAGCAGCTCCAACAGCAGTCAGGACTCCCTCCACAAATCCAGcaagaagaaaagcatcaagtcTTCCATCGGTCGCCTTTTCGGCAAGAAAGAGAAGGGGAGGATGGGCCAGCCAGGCCGGGAATCGGCATCTCTTG CCTCCACGCCCTCCGATGACGTCGGGCCCACGGATCCTCTGGGCCTCACAAAACTCACTGGCTCTGTGGACAAAGACCGCCGTAGCAAAAAGAA aCATGAGTTGCTGGAGGAAGCTTGTCGCCAAGGGCTTCCCTTTGCTTCCTGGGACGGACCCACTGTGGTGTCCTGGCTGGAG CTGTGGGTGGGCATGCCAGCATGGTACGTCGCAGCCTGTCGGGCGAATGTGAGGAGCGGTGCCATCATGGCCAACCTGTCAGACACAGAGATCCAGCGGGAGATCGGCATCAGCAACCCGCTCCACCGGCTCAAGCTGCGGCTCGCCATCCAGGAGATGGTGTCCCTAACGAGTCCATCGGCACCTGCCAGCACACGATCC TCTACTAGTAACGTGTGGATGACGCACGCCGAGATGGAATCACTGACAGCTGACACCAAACCT GAGCTGAAGGAGATTAGCTGGGATCAG ATCCTGGCCTACGGGGACATGAATCATGAGTGGGTGGGAAATGAGTGGCTGCCCAGCCTGGGCCTGCCTCAGTACCGCAGCTACTTCATGGAGTCCCTGGTGGACGCACGCATGCTGGACCATCTAACCAAGAAGGAGCTGCGAGGCCAGCTAAAGATGGTGGACAGCTTCCACAG AGTGAGCTTGCACTACGGCATCATGTGCCTGAAGCGTCTCAACTATGACAGGAAGGAGCTGGAGAGAAGGAGGGATGAGAGCCAGCACCAGAACAAAG ATGTGATGGTGTGGTCGAACGAGCGCGTGATGTGCTGGGTGCAGTCGGTGGGCCTCAAAGAGTATGCGGACAACCTGAGGGAGAGCGGGGTCCACGGGGCCCTGCTGGCTCTCGATGACACTTTCGACTACACAGACCTGGCACTGCTGCTGCAGATCCCCAACCAGAACACACAG GCCAGGCAGCTACTGGAGAAGGAATACAACGCTCTAATTTCAATGGGAACCGAGAGAAGACCAGATGAG GACGGCACAAAGACCTTCACCCGCTCTCCCTCATGGAGGAAAATGTTCCGAGAGAAGGACCTGAGGGGCGTCACCTCTGACTCATCTGAGACACTACCCCCCAACTTCCGTGCCTCGGCTATCTCAACACCCTCAGTGACCCTGAGGAAGGTCCAAAGTGAGG TCAGTTCTGGGTCCAGAGGAGAGTCGGGATCAGTGAGGACTTACTCCTGCTGA